GTAAATCATTCAGCCACCGATCTGCTCCGAACGCCGCCATCTTGATCAACTGGCCGAACATTCGTCATCAGCGTCTTCTTCGTGTTTAACAAGGCTTGGCAGCCATGTTTGTAGGGCATTACAGCCACCTGCCGGTAGAGGTTTGTACTACAAGAAATCAAGCTGACATCCAGTTTCCTCGAAAATctcacaataaaaatatgaagaacTAAACTGTGTGACTTGTTAATAGTTCTGCCATGTAACCCATTATCACTGGAAattacatttacatattttgccATGGTGCAACTTAAACACATCATATTTTAATTATACAGTAGGATCatcaaaaaaatttataaaaaatcaGACAACACACTAATTACTGTTACTGTGTGACAATGATCAAGACCCCATGTCATTTCAGAGGCAAGACCACAGAACTGGAAATATTACATGGAAATATGTATGTGTGTAACCTTTATTTCATCAGGTATGTCATTGAGaatagaaatctttttttcaatCAAGACCTGGTTGATATCCCTGTGCAGAGCTGCAAATTCGACAACAGCACAACGAAATAGTGTTGGCCATAAATGCATGCAAAAAGATAGATACAGTAAAACAGTTGAAACTGTATTTGCATCTCACAAAAATAGTGTGTCTACACAATAGATGTTTGTGACTTTGACTCCCTttgttatattatattatattatattatattatattatattatattatattatattatattatattatattatattacgCAATGTTATGTTATATTATTCATGAGAATGCATTACTGTATTCTCACTTAAAATCCTGCTCACATTTTTCGGTCATTAACTACTTCTACTAACTTCAACTAATTGTGCTAATTCATGTTTCAAAACGTTCTGCTTTTTCTGGACATTATTGCTATGTCTTTTGCTAAACTTCacttttttactttgtgaaatatttgtgcTTTGGTGCAAATTTCAGCCCCtttgaaatacattgaaattctGCTAAAATCTTCTGCTTTTTCATAGTTTACTACTTCTGCCTACTTCAACCTAGAAACTCCTTTCAATTTTTATACTAGTCACAAGACTTTAAACTATATTCAAATGTCTCGGCTATTTGATATCTCTTACAGTTTTTCCACACTTGCGATTTAAgttttatgcagattttttcaTCGTTTTCAGGTTTACAATGTAATCCTATGGGGGAATTCTCTAACTGTTGTCAGTTGATAGAGTTTATATTCTAGTAACTGATGATTTTTGAACTTTTCATTctttttgacaaacaaaatgatgcTGTTCATACATATTTAACTCTACAGGAATAGTTTATGCATTAAAACGTAGTGACGAATGCCTACTTTAAGGAACTATTACTATCATTGCTACAGGtcttaatattttctgtcaaactcTTCTGGAGTTCAGACATGTCACACCTTCTCCGATTCCTTGAATGTATTTCTTTGTTGTGctctgtttctctgtgtgtcagGATTCTGCTTTTACTGGTTTTACTGTCTACAAAGGTCTCCTGCAAACTTTAATCAATTTTAGCAATTCATATATCAAAATGTTCTGCTTgttctttgtgcttttttttggctatgttttacttttcaactttttcaactatttcaggttttatactaatttctgcttctgctaatttctgctatttcttttgctatgttttagttttcagctttttcaaatatttcaggttcttatgcttttttttcctgcttcttcTTGCATTTTCTTCAGCAATCATTCTGCAAATATACATTCTCACGGCTGTTTCGCCAGAAGCAgcaaatttttttgtattatattatattttctgtGTAATCATTAAACAGACCTGTCAGGTTCCCTTCCCAATATGGCGGACTGTTTCAACGTTCCGGGCTGATAGGAACCCGTCAGTTACACGCTGCCCTTGGCAACGCCTCCTAACGTATGACAGTGGCCCGGTGTCGTACATTTTGCAGACTCACCATGGCGTTGAAAGAGACAGCGGGGCTGTATGAGACTCTGAAAGCTGAGTGGAACAAGAAAAACCCGAACCTGAATAAATGTGGGGACCTTCTGAGCAAGTTGAAGGTGACAAATCTGTCtggtttatttctttgtttgagTAAAATCGGAATTTATTTCAACACTGTGAAGCTGGAGCGCTATTAGCTAACATAGCTAGCATGCTAACGGTCTAGCGTAGCTTAGCAGAGGTAATGTTTTGCAGTTATTATGATTATCTACATTTGATTCTAGTCTTATCTACTTTTGTaataacttttatttgtatttttacctTAAGGCATTTTAAAAGCCAATTACaactcaataaacaaatgtataaTGTGTTCTTTGAGGAGCTTTGgtattaaaaacaatctgatctGCTTAAATATGGAATAATTATTCGTATATTTAAAAGAAGATGTATATTTTTCTACTTGTACAGATAATTTAAATGCTAAATTACACAAAGATAAACAATGAAAGCGTTTATACATGCATGGAGCTTTTTACTATAAAAGCTCAACACTAATATAAATTAATGTACCTTTTGATTAAATCTGggattataacaaaaaaaatctgattgttGGAGTTATTTTGcaggcatttttaaaatgattttgttattattacttGCCAGTTGTCTGTTTACTTTTTGAGTCGattgtttaatttagtcccttgGGTTCATTTTGTGCTATTTTTCTTACACTTTTCaattctttgatttttaaaattaggtTTTAGTTAAAGAAAAGATTACACAAACTATAATAACATAGTAACCGTCCACTCAGTCAGTTGAAATATAATTTGTTTGGACAAAAACTGAAGTAAACAATCTTTtgcttatcttttttttttttttttttgcaggtttccCTGCTGGAGCTGAACTTTTTACCTACCAGTGGCTCTGCGATCACCAAGCAGCAGCTCATTTTAGCTCGTAAGTAAACAGAATCGGGTTGCGCTCCAGCTGTCAGGGATGACATTATAATGAAATATTAGTTTTAATCAGAACTGACTCGTGTTTCAGGGGATGTCCTTGAGATCGGAGCCCTGTGGAGCATCCTGAAGAAAGACATCCCGTCTTTTGAGCGATACATGGCTCAGCTAAAGTGTTACTACTTTGACTACAAGTAATGTCCcgtgttttgtcttttacattctTGTGAGAATTTATTCTGAACACTTGAGTTTCTATTGtaagatgttttgtttgtttgttgtcgTGTTTTAGGGATGAACTTCCTGCAGCCGCCTACATGCACCAGTTGCTTGGACTCAACCTGCTCTTCCTGCTCTCTCAGAACCGAGTGTCTGAGTTTCACACAGAGCTGGAGAGGCTGAGCGCTCGAGATATTCAGACCAACATTTACATCAAACATCCCGTCTCCCTAGAACAGGTGCAGTCATTGATTCCTGGAAGCAGCAGGGAGATAGAATAccaaatttacttttatttattatagatttgaatttcatttttatttaatttgttcagaCAAAATGgaataacttatttatttttttatttgattgaaaaaagaacagttttgaattttttatttacaaaaagaacagctaaatgttttatttacgaaaaatgtttttaattattttagctttcatttacaaaatgaacagtttttcttttttcttttaactaaactcattttattttaacaaacaatatttatttctcttctttatctaaacaatttatttttaaaagtacagtttgtcttttaaataaagaacatttttttgtttttaaataacagttatattacttttttatttatttaaataaaaataatagttttacttgtttttattttaaaaatatatttttaaataattttatttaaaaaaaaaattctttcatatttttacttttatttaaagagaaaaattgcagtttttatttcattgtaaaacaatataaattgtGTAACATCCCcaactaaaacacatttaaatgtgcTCTTTTATCCTGATGCGTTTTAAAACGTCTCAGATATTCTTAATGTTGAACACAGcaggtgaaataaaaataaaaaatctgtttgcagCTTTTTATCAGCTGGTTGTTCTTAAACTTTATCCAGATTTATCAGGTTAGGTAAAGCTGCTACAGATTGTAACTTAATCGACTTTCCTCTTCACACTGTGACACAGGAGGTTTGGTTCATGTCCTGTTTTATTCCTCCTCTCAATAAAATGGATTTGCACATTTTCATGTATAATcaggtaaaaatgtaaaagatttaaaGATAAACTTCCACACAGATGAGCTCTGTGTGTGAAAACAGCTTCAGGATCTAATGCCTGTTGTTGGTGGATGTGTTGTTTCTAAAATGTTGTTCTCTCCAACACCGTGTCCACAACGACCCAACCTGATATGAATAATTAATCCTTCCTCTCTTGTCATCTCAGTACCTGATGGAGGGAAGCTACAACAAGGTTTTCCTCGCCAAAGGAAACATCCCAGCTGAGAGTTACAACTTTTTCATAGATATTCTGCTGGACACCATCCGGTAAGAATCAGATGAACCCTAAAATTTCCTGCATCTCTTATTTCATTCTTAATGGCTAGATCTGACTATTCTTCActcagtaacaacttccacactgaaaACTGTTGTCAGCAGCGTTCATGTGTGGTGCCGTCACCGATTGGAAAAGGtcaggggttaaaggtcagagcAAATAGAGCTGAAAACAATCTTCCTCTGGTCAGCAGCTgatttatatattatatattatttctatttcatcACAATGAGTCAAAAGAACAAGATTCTCTATAGatgacactgcaaaaacaaactactgCAAAGTATATTTCttcagtttctagtgcaaatatctcattacacttaaaataaaacaaaagtaacttttcagtaacatataggagcttcttttaagtaggtaactccttaatattgataaaaaatgcTAGTTggttggtagattatttcacgtCTTCAAGCcattttttctcatgttataatttaaataatctgctGGTGGTTCTAATACTtttctttctacatttttaaaataaaattttaacagtAAATGGATGGATATTTCATTccccaatttaaaaaaaaatcatgcttCTGCAGTTTTATAAGTTgtactggaaaatattttcttgactACATTTGTGGCAGAAACATAACTCACTTTCATTAGACCACTTAagctttttatgaaatattagaagaataaataagaaaatttacattttattgcctaaaatgcaacaatataACATTCCCTTAGTGAGcgctttatatttttgtaataaaaaattaatcagCAGCTAAAGATTACTCCTAACatgaacatgtgaaaagtttaaCACATCAATACAGTGTCGGGCTGatctattgattatttctttgaATTAATCGACTGATAATTGGATTGCAAAAGATGTTTAATAGGAGCTTTTTACAGAATCTTAACCAGGTGAAACTGAAACTGTTCCACTTGAGGAGCTCTGgctagaaaatatttacagacaaagaagattttttatcttttaaatgcgaaatgtgtgtatttttcatacaggttttgttttaattacgGCTCTGATTGTGTTGTGTcagcaaatggctttttttgagtctgtactCCAATTAATAATGAATCATTTACTAAATTGGCTGACAATTACttaaataatcgattaatcacgattaatcgctTCAGCCCTGTTGAGATTAACGTATTTATTCTCTTGCAGCGATGAGATTGCGGGTTGCATAGAAAAGGCCTACGAACAGATCCAGTTCAGTGAAGCAACCAGAGTTCTTTTCTTCAACTCTCCCAAAAAGATGACAGACTACGCCAAGAaggtaaaacaaacattttacgtTACGGAAAAACCTTCGTTTGATCCTCATTTAAAACGTCACATTAATAAGGACAGAAAGTTCACAGTGTGTTTTCACACGCTGTGAACTTTGAACAGCTAAGTTTTGGCACATGAATTAGAGAACGACCCGATGACCTGATGGGGTTTCTGTCCCGTTTGTCCTCAGAGAGGCTGGACTCAGAACCGGGACGGCTACTACACCTTCACCAGCCAGCAGCAGCGGACGGAGGAGGTGGCCATCCCCTCCAAAGAGCTGGCGGAGCAGGTCATCTTATACGCGCGACACCTGGAAATGATTGTGTAATCCGCCCCCGGGAACACTCAGCCATGCAGAGACAAACACGCCGCCGCGCCAGGAAGCATCGGACCGCTTCAAACTCCGGCGCCGCAGTTCCCTCAGAGCGGACCTGCAGTTCCCTCAGAGCGGACCTGCAGTTCCCTCTGTCCGTCTCTACAGACCAAACTGAGtttaatctggattattttcaacatttaccttggacttttttgttttttaagcttGATTAAACGCAtagagctttttattttcttcattactttcagaaatgtctttttttttttgtgcccaCAACTGAAAGAAACGccattaaaaattgttttctaaccagtgatgtcacttcctccCCGGACGGTTTATAttataacaaaattatttgtttgcaaTAAACTGTTCCAAAAAATAATCCTTTACGTATCTATGAATTTATTTAGCTCTATTGCTTTACCATTTCTAGCTTGattttctcaattttcttttgaaaagaaattgaaCTTATTGAACTCAGAAAAGTTCCTGCAGGagattcataaaatgtttttaacaaattataaGCAGAAGGTGCAAAtttagtgtttcattttcacattttaagttttacttTATCTCGACCATATTCACATCCACAATTCAAATATGATATATATTTAGAAACCATTTGTTTGAGAGGTAGGCAGAAGAATGAACTTATTTAATCCTACCTCCTTTCTTTTCTATATCTATATGtatatagatatactgtatatctatatagatatatatctatatataattttttttcacaacagagAGATAAAGGACAGACGTCagttctttaaaacaaacataaatccaccaaaaacaaacaaaccgtCTTCACAGTGGTGGAGTCAGTTTCACTCTATTTCTACCATCAACATTGATTCTTCCACCAAATAACCACCTAAAGGGGCGGCATTAtatgttttccagacacatagcgccattttatagcacaatcaagttacTATGTTAacttaagttgttttaaaaatgctacatatatcagATATGACTTAACAGAAATGTTACTTCCTAATTCAATACCTTggaattgggtctctgtctctttaaaaactcctgctcattctgaaactccgccttcaggaagtcatcataacatgGCTCCTATGTTAACCCACTAATGTTTTTACctgcgtttcactgagaagtagctcctataacgagctcagttccaccaggggtttgctaattgctgctggctagtctgaaggagctgagcgggGAGGTTGTGGGGGAGAAGCTAGGTCTCgaataatatgaattattttcctgCTACAGGAAAAttaatcataattttaaaactattattaaataaagcaaatatatttatagatattttaaaaaaaatacttgaatagaatagaattcaactttattgtcattgcactgtcacaagtacaagcaacgagatgtagtttgcatctatccagaagtgctctacgagatataaatatttatttacagatgtacaagactatgtatgtatggactataaggggttatagcaagagatatactgtagatattgtgtataaatataaatatgggagctatatgcacagattatacagaatatacaagaatgttagggaatggattatagataaataatggcagataaaatttacaggttgtatgtgtgtgtgaagaaaacagtccgtgatgtgtgtgtgtgtgaggatagtccatgtgttattgttgtatgagaggataggggagtacagtccttatagtttatgttttatgtcaggaggcgttcaaaagcgtgacagctgtgggaaagaagctgttccggtgcctggtggttctggtccgtaggcttctgtaacgcctcccagagggcaggagggaaaagagtgtgtgtgctgggtgagtggagtcctttgtgattttcccggcccttttcaaacaccgcttcctgtagatgtccttgatggcagggagcggtgccccggcgatatactgggaggtttcaccaccctctgcagcgcctgccggtcggagacagagcagttcccgtaccaagctgtaataccgttggtgaggatctctgaggacaggtggttcttcctcagggtcctcatgaagaagaggcgctgatgcgccttcttaatgagtttggagcagctggtcgtccaagtcaggtcctcggagacgtggactcccaggaacttaaaggcgtccacacgctccaccactgtccccttaacgtggatgggtggatgtgggtcagtCCATCTTCACTCCATTAATTGATATAGAAAGAGTTATTTTCCTCCTACAGGCAAAATAATcaccattttaaacaatttaaaaaaataaaacaaaaatatttatagatattttttaaattgtaaaataaaatatattgtttctGTCGTTCTTTCGGAGTATCAACCAGAGGTCATTCATGTTTCATGAATATAAacgcatgccacacttttcagatgctTTATTAATTATCCGTCTCACAATTATAAATTGCTATCTTTTGGTTTGTTACATGAAACCATTTCACAAACATTGAAAAAGTCCAAAAGGAATGAATTTAACTGTGTAGAATGAAGTTCCTACTGCGCATGCGCAGTAAGGAGCGCCGCCTGTCGCTGTCCGCGGTTCTGAAACCTTCACTCCATTAATGACTACAGGAAGTTATTTTCCTCCtacatgcaatttaaaaaaaataaataaattaattaaaataaaacggaaatatttatagatatttttatttaaattaaaataaaatctgaggcttctgtcgttttgttttttttttccggaGGATCAACCAGAGGTCATTCATGCTTTATGACACCAGCAGATATAAAACCAGCTCGGCTCACATTTCCGATCATTTACAGTGAGCTGTGGGGAAGTGAGCGGCCCACCAAGAGAGGAGATGCTGTCAATGATTAGTGCGGATGTGCTGGCACAGGGCAGgtagagggagaggaagagagggaggaagaggaggcagggagggagggagggagggagggaaggaggtagggagggagggaggatgCTGCCAGCGGAAAATGGCTGCTGCAACCTCAAGCCTATCCTGATACACCGAAACGACATCAAGGTGGAGagagtaagagagagagagagcgagagagaggaAGATTAGGAAAATGAGAGCAGATGGAGAGAGAATGTGAAGCGAGTCTGAGTGTTTCCTGAAAGGAGGAATAAAAagaagagggagagaggagagCCTGGGGTGGGCTGCTGCAAGCGGCGGGCAACACCGAGCCATGGAGGGCGAGTAAGtccttatttttattccttacATCCCTCATTTCCAcaggaacaagcagcagcagcagcagcatcctggGCTGTTAGCGGTCGGCGCTGTGCAGCTCAGCGAGCAGCCGAGAATACAAAACACCATTACGTAGTCCTGGATCAACAGCATACACCCCACACCCGAGACATCCACGCCACTGTGGGATAAATGTGCGGCCACATTCATGCGGGAGCCGCCGCTCGTTCATTACACGCCAGAAAaaagagacacacacactcaacacacacacactcaacacacacacacacacacacactcaacacacacacacacacagagtgagaAAGAGCGCGTTTTAAAAGCCAAACCCGAAGCCATGCAACGGTTCTGATTCTGCTGCGCcttgctttaaaaacaatccCGAAATCAGCCAGTGTGTAAAATGCATGAAGGGgagaaaggaggaggaaaaaagcgGAGTTTAAGGGCCAGCATCGCGTCATGAAAGTGGGATGAAGGAGGGATGGAGGCGCTGTGATTTTTATCAACGTGTCTCGGGGTTTCATTATGATTTTTAAAGCCAAACTTTATGaatgaaatgtgatttttttccctctctctctctctccctccctcgcTCTCCCTTATTCTCACCCCTCCTCTCATTCTTCCCTTTTCTAATCGGCCCCCTCCCCCCATCTCTCTGGTTTCCTCTCTCCATCCTCTCACCCACTCGTTCCTCTCTTTTCATTTCTCCTCCGGATCCTTCTCTCGTTTCCACCTTTAGGCCCGACGcttg
Above is a window of Xiphophorus hellerii strain 12219 chromosome 18, Xiphophorus_hellerii-4.1, whole genome shotgun sequence DNA encoding:
- the psmd8 gene encoding 26S proteasome non-ATPase regulatory subunit 8, with amino-acid sequence MTVARCRTFCRLTMALKETAGLYETLKAEWNKKNPNLNKCGDLLSKLKVSLLELNFLPTSGSAITKQQLILARDVLEIGALWSILKKDIPSFERYMAQLKCYYFDYKDELPAAAYMHQLLGLNLLFLLSQNRVSEFHTELERLSARDIQTNIYIKHPVSLEQYLMEGSYNKVFLAKGNIPAESYNFFIDILLDTIRDEIAGCIEKAYEQIQFSEATRVLFFNSPKKMTDYAKKRGWTQNRDGYYTFTSQQQRTEEVAIPSKELAEQVILYARHLEMIV